The following proteins are encoded in a genomic region of Cryptomeria japonica chromosome 11, Sugi_1.0, whole genome shotgun sequence:
- the LOC131035815 gene encoding bidirectional sugar transporter SWEET1a, which produces MENTAHLIMGILGNIFGAALFLAPVVTFYYVIRRGSTEDFSGIPYVVCLLNCLLYTWYGMPFVSNDNILVSLSDGLGVVLEAIYVCLYLVYSPPKERRKIMLMLIAELIMFTIIAVVSMTLLHGTGRKILVGVLAAALSVCMYGAPLSIMKLVIETRSVEYMPFFLSLFVFLCGLSWFVYGIIGRDAFVAVPNGLGTLLGVAQLILYAIFRDSSPTKSHIEGLLQNA; this is translated from the exons ATGGAGAACACTGCACACCTTATCATGGGCATTCTAG GGAATATTTTTGGAGCTGCACTCTTTCTGGCGCCTGT AGTTACATTCTATTATGTAATAAGGAGGGGATCTACAGAGGATTTTTCAGGTATCCCATATGTGGTTTGTCTTTTGAATTGCCTTCTCTACACTTGGTATGGCATGCCCTTTGTCTCAAATGACAATATTCTGGTCTCTCTTTCTGATGGTCTGGGAGTTGTTTTAGAAGCAATTTATGTGTGCCTCTACTTGGTATATTCTCCTCCAAAAGAAAGG AGAAAAATTATGTTAATGTTGATTGCAGAGTTGATTATGTTTACAATTATAGCTGTGGTGTCCATGACTCTTCTTCATGGCACTGGACGGAAAATTCTTGTTGGAGTACTTGCTGCAGCATTGTCTGTCTGCATGTATGGTGCTCCCTTATCTATAATG AAATTAGTGATTGAGACAAGGAGTGTGGAATACATGCCATTTTTCCTATCATTGTTTGTATTTCTATGTGGTTTGTCTTGGTTCGTGTATGGAATTATTGGAAGAGATGCATTTGTGGCT GTTCCTAATGGATTAGGAACTTTATTGGGTGTGGCACAACTTATCTTGTATGCAATATTCAGAGATTCCTCACCCACAAAAAGTCATATTGAGGGCCTTCTCCAAAATGCTTAA